One segment of Trichlorobacter ammonificans DNA contains the following:
- the rmuC gene encoding DNA recombination protein RmuC yields MPDLLIPALLLMLLVLVVVLLLRVSRLGAAHTPLEGRIDALERLLERSERTLREEQARSREEGQSLARQGREESLNAVKGLGDSLLARLGESATVQNSQLELFSGQLAQLSATTEERLERLRSTMEERLRLLQEESSKRQEQVRTTVDERLRLLQEDNAKKLEQMRATVDEKLHDTLEKRLGESFKLVSDRLEQVQKGLGEMQSLANGVGDLKRVLTNVKTRGTFGEVQLAVLLEQILAPGQYGVNVETRKGSNQRVEFAVRMPGRDGSEESVVHLPLDAKFPQEDYLRLVEAQERADATAAEEAGKLLERAIRLAATDIRDKYLDPPHTTDFGVMYLPTEGLYAEVLRRPGLFEALQREYKVMPAGPTILAALLNSLQLGFRTLAIEKRSAEVWNLLGAVRTEFGKFSDILDKTRKKLQEAGNHIEAAATRTRQMERKLKTVQALPADEARGVLELGDEGDEP; encoded by the coding sequence ATGCCTGATCTGCTGATTCCCGCCCTGCTGCTGATGCTGCTGGTGCTCGTCGTGGTCCTGCTCCTGCGGGTGTCCCGGCTGGGCGCGGCCCATACCCCGCTGGAAGGGCGGATCGATGCCCTGGAACGGCTGCTGGAGCGGTCTGAGCGGACCCTGCGGGAGGAGCAGGCCCGCTCCCGGGAGGAGGGGCAGTCCCTGGCCCGCCAGGGGCGGGAGGAGTCGCTGAACGCGGTGAAGGGGCTGGGGGATTCCCTGCTGGCCCGGCTGGGGGAATCGGCCACGGTGCAGAACAGCCAGCTTGAGCTGTTCTCCGGCCAACTGGCCCAACTGTCCGCCACCACCGAGGAGCGGCTGGAGCGGCTGCGCAGCACCATGGAGGAGCGGCTGCGGCTCTTGCAGGAAGAAAGCAGCAAGCGCCAGGAGCAGGTACGGACCACGGTGGACGAGCGGCTGCGGCTGTTGCAGGAGGACAATGCCAAAAAGCTGGAGCAGATGCGGGCCACCGTGGACGAGAAGCTGCACGACACCCTGGAAAAGCGGCTGGGTGAATCGTTCAAGCTGGTGAGCGACCGGCTGGAGCAGGTGCAGAAAGGCTTGGGCGAGATGCAGAGCCTGGCCAACGGCGTGGGGGACCTGAAGCGGGTGCTGACCAACGTCAAGACCCGGGGCACCTTCGGCGAGGTGCAGTTGGCGGTGCTTTTGGAACAGATCCTGGCGCCGGGCCAGTACGGCGTCAACGTGGAGACCCGCAAGGGGAGCAACCAGCGGGTGGAGTTCGCGGTGCGGATGCCGGGGCGGGACGGCAGCGAGGAGAGCGTCGTCCATCTGCCGCTGGACGCCAAGTTTCCCCAGGAAGACTACCTGCGGCTGGTGGAGGCCCAGGAGCGGGCCGACGCAACAGCCGCCGAGGAGGCGGGCAAGCTCCTGGAGCGGGCCATCCGCCTGGCGGCGACGGACATTCGGGACAAGTACCTGGACCCGCCCCACACCACCGATTTCGGGGTGATGTACCTCCCCACCGAAGGACTCTACGCCGAGGTGCTGCGCCGCCCCGGCCTGTTCGAGGCGCTGCAGCGGGAGTACAAGGTGATGCCGGCCGGCCCCACCATTCTGGCGGCCCTGCTCAACTCCCTGCAACTGGGCTTCCGCACCCTGGCCATCGAGAAGCGCTCCGCCGAGGTCTGGAACCTGCTGGGGGCGGTGCGCACCGAGTTCGGCAAGTTCAGCGACATCCTGGACAAGACCCGCAAGAAGCTGCAGGAGGCGGGCAACCATATCGAGGCTGCCGCCACCCGCACCCGCCAGATGGAACGCAAGCTGAAGACCGTGCAGGCGTTGCCGGCGGACGAAGCGCGGGGGGTACTGGAGCTGGGTGACGAGGGCGACGAACCATGA
- the eno gene encoding phosphopyruvate hydratase, which produces MSEIVDVYAREILDSRGNPTLEVEVFLESGAFGRAAVPSGASTGEREALELRDGDKGRYLGKGVLTAVDNVNNRIADELIGMDGADQVGIDNRMLEIDGTEFKSTLGANAILGVSLAVAKAAAEEAGQPLYKYIGGANARELPLPMMNIINGGAHADNNVDIQEFMIMPAGADSFAEALRMGAEIFHALKSVLKGKGYNTAVGDEGGFAPNLKSNEEALEVIMEAIVKAGYKPGEDVLLALDVASSELFNKEKGTYILENEAQKEKTREEMVQFYENLVNKYPIISIEDGMAENDWDGWKLLTDRLGTKIQIVGDDLFVTNPKILKEGIQKGIANSILIKLNQIGTLTETLEAIEMAKRAGYTTVISHRSGETEDTTLADLAVAVNAGQIKTGSLCRTDRVAKYNQLLRIEDELDDTALFKGHDVFYNVKK; this is translated from the coding sequence ATGAGTGAGATAGTCGACGTCTATGCACGGGAGATTCTTGACTCCCGCGGGAATCCCACCCTTGAGGTGGAAGTGTTTCTGGAGTCCGGGGCCTTTGGCCGGGCCGCCGTTCCCTCCGGCGCCTCGACCGGCGAGCGTGAGGCCCTGGAGCTGCGTGACGGCGACAAGGGGCGCTACCTGGGCAAAGGGGTGCTCACCGCGGTGGACAACGTCAATAACCGGATCGCCGACGAGCTGATCGGCATGGATGGTGCCGACCAGGTCGGCATCGACAACCGGATGCTGGAGATCGACGGCACCGAATTCAAGAGCACCCTGGGGGCCAACGCCATCCTGGGGGTTTCCCTGGCCGTGGCCAAGGCTGCCGCCGAAGAGGCAGGCCAGCCGCTGTACAAGTATATCGGCGGCGCCAATGCCCGCGAACTGCCGTTGCCGATGATGAACATCATCAACGGCGGCGCCCATGCCGACAACAACGTGGATATCCAGGAGTTCATGATCATGCCGGCCGGCGCCGACAGCTTTGCCGAGGCGCTGCGCATGGGCGCCGAAATCTTCCACGCCCTGAAGAGCGTGCTGAAGGGTAAAGGCTACAACACCGCCGTGGGTGACGAAGGCGGGTTCGCCCCCAACCTGAAATCCAACGAAGAGGCCCTGGAAGTGATCATGGAAGCCATCGTCAAGGCCGGCTACAAGCCGGGCGAGGATGTGCTGCTGGCCCTGGACGTGGCCTCCTCCGAGCTCTTCAACAAGGAAAAGGGGACCTACATTCTGGAGAACGAAGCCCAGAAGGAAAAGACCCGGGAAGAGATGGTGCAGTTCTACGAGAATCTGGTCAACAAGTACCCGATCATCTCCATCGAGGACGGCATGGCCGAAAACGACTGGGACGGCTGGAAGCTGCTCACCGACCGCCTGGGCACAAAGATCCAGATCGTGGGGGACGACCTGTTCGTCACCAACCCCAAAATCCTGAAAGAAGGCATCCAGAAAGGGATCGCCAACTCCATCCTGATCAAGCTGAACCAGATCGGTACCCTCACCGAGACCCTGGAGGCGATCGAGATGGCCAAGCGGGCCGGGTACACCACGGTCATCTCCCACCGCTCCGGCGAGACCGAGGACACCACCCTGGCCGACCTGGCCGTGGCGGTGAACGCCGGACAGATCAAGACCGGCTCGCTGTGTCGCACCGACCGGGTTGCCAAGTACAACCAGCTCCTGCGCATCGAGGACGAGCTGGACGACACCGCCCTGTTCAAGGGGCACGACGTGTTCTACAACGTCAAGAAGTAA
- a CDS encoding TatD family hydrolase yields MNRHTPIIDTHCHLYYDDFQQDWDQMLGRAEEAGVTGMIVVGADAASSRDAVLLAERYPTMYCTVGIHPHDAAGVDEAAIAALAELARSTPKCVAIGEIGLDFYRDRSPRDQQDRVFRRFLQLSRELDKPVVIHDRDAHEETLQAIRQEGVTRGVMHCFSGDVAFARRCLEQGLYLSIPGTVTYPSNQQLRDVVATTPMERLLLETDCPYLSPVPHRGKRNEPAYTRITAEKVAEIKGLSPDDVARITTMNAGKLFGIPLWDSSTRIAYRIRNSLYLNITNRCSNRCSFCAKFDEFTVKGHNLLLDHEPGFEEVMAAIGHPEDIDEVVFCGFGESLLRLELVKQVAAALKQRGYRIRINSDGQANLAHGRTILPELAGLVDSISISLNAPDAVTYARLCNTPFGEAGFEAICDFLREAPRHIPEVTATAVTVPGIDIEACRRLALSLGVGFRVREYAEVG; encoded by the coding sequence ATGAACAGACACACACCGATTATCGACACCCATTGCCACCTCTACTACGATGATTTTCAGCAGGACTGGGACCAGATGCTGGGCCGGGCCGAGGAAGCCGGCGTCACCGGCATGATCGTGGTGGGGGCCGATGCCGCTTCCAGCCGTGACGCGGTTCTGCTTGCCGAGCGCTACCCGACCATGTACTGCACCGTGGGTATCCATCCCCACGATGCCGCAGGGGTTGATGAGGCCGCCATAGCCGCCCTGGCGGAGCTGGCCCGCAGTACCCCCAAGTGCGTGGCCATCGGCGAGATCGGCCTGGATTTCTACCGGGACCGTTCCCCCCGCGACCAGCAGGACCGCGTGTTCCGGCGGTTTCTGCAGCTTTCCCGCGAGCTGGACAAGCCGGTGGTGATCCACGACCGGGACGCCCACGAGGAAACGCTGCAGGCCATCCGGCAGGAAGGGGTGACCCGGGGGGTGATGCACTGCTTCTCCGGCGATGTGGCTTTTGCCCGCCGCTGCCTGGAGCAGGGGCTCTACCTGTCCATCCCCGGCACGGTTACCTACCCCTCCAACCAGCAGTTGCGCGACGTGGTGGCGACAACCCCCATGGAGCGGCTGCTGCTGGAGACCGACTGCCCCTACCTGTCGCCGGTGCCGCACCGGGGCAAGCGCAACGAACCGGCCTACACCCGGATCACCGCCGAAAAGGTGGCGGAGATCAAAGGGCTCTCCCCTGACGACGTGGCCCGGATCACCACCATGAACGCGGGCAAACTGTTCGGCATTCCGCTGTGGGATTCCTCCACCCGGATCGCCTACCGCATCCGCAATTCGCTGTACCTGAACATCACCAACCGTTGTTCCAACCGTTGCAGTTTCTGCGCGAAGTTCGACGAATTCACGGTGAAGGGGCACAATCTGTTGCTCGATCACGAGCCGGGGTTCGAGGAGGTGATGGCTGCCATCGGTCATCCCGAGGATATCGACGAGGTGGTGTTCTGCGGCTTCGGCGAGTCGCTCTTGCGGCTGGAGCTGGTGAAGCAGGTGGCGGCTGCCCTGAAACAGCGGGGCTACCGGATCAGGATCAACAGCGACGGCCAGGCCAACCTGGCCCATGGCCGCACCATCCTGCCGGAGCTTGCCGGTCTGGTGGACAGCATCTCCATCAGCCTGAACGCGCCGGACGCCGTCACCTACGCCAGGCTCTGCAATACCCCCTTCGGCGAGGCCGGTTTCGAGGCCATCTGCGACTTCCTGCGGGAAGCGCCCCGCCATATCCCGGAGGTGACCGCCACCGCCGTCACGGTGCCCGGCATCGACATCGAGGCGTGCAGGCGCCTGGCCCTTTCCCTGGGGGTCGGTTTCCGGGTGCGGGAGTACGCCGAAGTGGGCTGA
- a CDS encoding flavin reductase family protein encodes MQTVIPPLPPLPLNKAFTLLEPGPVVLVTTRDNRKNNVMTISWTMVMDFTPRFALTTGPWNHSYSALEKTRECVLAIPTVDLLDQVVGVGTCTGADTDKFATFGLTAVKGTLVKPPLIRECLANIECKVIDIIEQHDIVVLEGVAAYYDTSRDEKRTIHAVGDGTFVIDGRRLNRRKQMLSKLPEGV; translated from the coding sequence ATGCAAACTGTAATCCCTCCCCTGCCCCCCCTTCCCCTCAACAAGGCGTTCACCCTGCTGGAACCCGGTCCGGTGGTGCTGGTCACGACCCGGGACAACAGGAAGAACAACGTCATGACCATCTCCTGGACCATGGTGATGGATTTCACGCCGCGGTTCGCCCTGACCACGGGGCCGTGGAACCATTCCTACAGCGCGCTGGAGAAAACACGGGAGTGCGTGCTTGCCATTCCCACCGTTGATCTGCTGGACCAGGTGGTGGGGGTGGGTACCTGCACCGGGGCCGATACGGACAAGTTTGCAACGTTCGGCCTGACCGCCGTGAAGGGGACGCTGGTGAAACCGCCCCTGATCAGGGAGTGTCTGGCAAATATCGAGTGCAAGGTCATCGATATTATCGAACAACATGACATCGTCGTGCTTGAGGGGGTGGCGGCGTATTATGACACTTCGCGGGACGAGAAGCGGACCATCCACGCGGTGGGCGACGGCACCTTTGTGATTGACGGCCGCCGCCTGAACCGGCGGAAGCAGATGCTGTCGAAACTGCCGGAGGGCGTTTAG
- the sucD gene encoding succinate--CoA ligase subunit alpha: MAILIDKNSKILVQGITGKSGLFHTQQCRDYGSQIVAGVTPGRGGIHVEGIPVFNTVAEAVHYTGATVSMIFVPPAGAADAILEACDAGLDLAVCITEGIPVRDMVLARAIQERSKTLLVGPNCPGVITPGQCKLGIMPGYIHKPGKIGVVSRSGTLTYEAVKQLSDMGLGQSTCVGIGGDPIIGMKFIDVLKKFNDDKDTEAVFMIGEIGGAAEEQAAEWIRDNMKKPVAAFIAGVTAPTGKRMGHAGAIITGGKGKAEDKIKTLQECGVVVSTSPTRMGEAMATALKK, translated from the coding sequence ATGGCGATTCTCATCGATAAGAACTCCAAGATACTGGTACAGGGAATTACCGGCAAAAGCGGCCTCTTTCACACCCAGCAGTGCCGCGACTACGGCAGCCAGATCGTTGCCGGGGTCACCCCCGGCCGGGGCGGCATCCATGTGGAGGGGATTCCGGTCTTCAACACCGTGGCTGAAGCGGTGCACTACACCGGCGCCACCGTCTCCATGATCTTTGTGCCGCCGGCGGGGGCCGCCGACGCCATCCTGGAAGCCTGCGACGCCGGACTTGACCTGGCGGTCTGCATCACCGAGGGGATTCCGGTGCGGGACATGGTCCTGGCCCGGGCCATCCAGGAGCGCAGCAAAACCCTGCTGGTGGGGCCCAACTGCCCCGGCGTCATCACCCCCGGCCAGTGCAAGCTGGGGATCATGCCGGGCTACATCCACAAACCGGGCAAGATCGGCGTGGTCTCCCGCTCCGGCACCCTCACCTACGAAGCGGTCAAGCAACTCTCCGACATGGGGCTGGGCCAATCCACCTGCGTCGGCATCGGCGGCGACCCGATCATCGGCATGAAATTCATCGACGTGCTGAAGAAATTCAACGACGACAAGGACACCGAAGCGGTCTTCATGATCGGTGAAATCGGCGGCGCCGCCGAGGAGCAGGCTGCCGAGTGGATCAGGGACAACATGAAAAAGCCGGTGGCCGCCTTCATCGCCGGCGTCACTGCCCCCACCGGCAAGCGGATGGGCCATGCCGGCGCCATCATCACCGGCGGCAAGGGCAAGGCTGAAGACAAGATCAAAACCCTGCAGGAATGCGGCGTGGTGGTCTCCACCTCCCCCACCCGCATGGGCGAGGCCATGGCCACAGCCCTCAAGAAGTAA
- the sucC gene encoding ADP-forming succinate--CoA ligase subunit beta, with protein sequence MNIHEYQAKEILSTYGIPVPRNRVALTADQVERAAKMMGGHCVVKAQIYAGGRGKAGGVKVVHHPEQAGELAKELFGKRLVTPQTGPEGLKVRRILVEEAVEIAREFYLSITLDRETSRYCLIASAEGGVEIEEVAKKSPEKIHMLSIDPFTGLRTYEARRIALALGLTASVCEDCVEMMLNLYKCCLEKDCFLVEINPLVVTKAGWLLAMDAKISFDDNAVYRHREYPDMMDYSQLDPLEITAGKYDLAYIKLGGSIGCMVNGAGLAMATLDVLKEFGGEPANFLDVGGGATREKVAEAFKIILQDSDVKGVFVNIFGGIMRCDVIAQGIIEAASEVHCALPIVVRMDGSKVEEGKKLLLESGLNVQVGDNLGDGAQKIVKMLAEA encoded by the coding sequence ATGAATATCCATGAATATCAGGCCAAGGAGATCCTGAGTACCTACGGCATTCCGGTGCCGCGCAACCGAGTTGCCCTAACCGCCGACCAGGTGGAGCGGGCCGCCAAGATGATGGGGGGCCACTGCGTGGTCAAGGCCCAGATTTACGCCGGTGGCCGCGGCAAAGCCGGCGGGGTCAAGGTGGTACATCACCCGGAACAGGCCGGCGAACTGGCCAAGGAACTGTTCGGCAAACGCCTGGTCACCCCCCAGACCGGCCCGGAGGGGCTCAAGGTTCGTCGTATCCTGGTGGAGGAAGCGGTGGAGATTGCCCGTGAATTCTACCTCTCCATCACCCTTGACCGGGAAACCTCCCGCTACTGCCTGATCGCCTCCGCCGAAGGGGGAGTCGAGATCGAGGAAGTGGCAAAAAAATCCCCCGAAAAGATTCACATGCTTTCCATCGACCCGTTCACCGGGCTGCGCACCTACGAGGCCCGCCGGATCGCCCTGGCCCTGGGACTCACCGCCAGCGTCTGCGAAGACTGCGTCGAAATGATGCTCAACCTCTACAAGTGCTGCCTGGAAAAGGACTGCTTCCTGGTGGAGATCAACCCCCTGGTGGTCACCAAGGCCGGCTGGCTTTTGGCCATGGACGCCAAGATTTCCTTCGACGACAACGCCGTCTATCGCCACCGGGAATACCCGGACATGATGGACTACTCCCAGCTTGATCCGCTGGAGATCACCGCCGGCAAATACGACCTGGCCTACATCAAGCTGGGGGGCAGCATCGGCTGCATGGTCAACGGCGCAGGACTGGCCATGGCCACCCTGGACGTACTCAAGGAGTTCGGGGGAGAGCCGGCCAACTTCCTGGATGTAGGGGGCGGGGCCACCCGGGAAAAGGTGGCGGAGGCGTTCAAGATCATCCTGCAGGACAGTGACGTGAAAGGGGTCTTCGTCAACATCTTCGGCGGCATCATGCGTTGCGACGTCATTGCCCAGGGGATCATCGAGGCGGCCTCGGAGGTGCACTGCGCCCTGCCGATCGTGGTGCGGATGGACGGCAGCAAGGTGGAGGAAGGGAAGAAGCTGCTGCTGGAATCCGGCCTGAACGTGCAGGTGGGTGACAACCTGGGCGACGGTGCCCAGAAGATCGTCAAGATGCTGGCTGAAGCGTAA
- the tsaB gene encoding tRNA (adenosine(37)-N6)-threonylcarbamoyltransferase complex dimerization subunit type 1 TsaB, whose amino-acid sequence MLTLFLDTSAAAVGIALTRDGNLLAESLVGGGGRLQNSRLLPELERLLTLCGLRPVDIGLFACSTGPGSFTGIRTAVATVQGLALATGAPCIGISSLAHLAMNLPHAALPVCPLLDARKNEVYAGLYRCTELPEPLREDRAVAPELLLDSLEGPTLFLGDGACRYRDLIVTRRGERALFAPDCHHLPRPAAGALLAETMFLKQGGTAPELLLPSYLRLSEAELSRQQKI is encoded by the coding sequence ATGCTCACCCTCTTTCTCGACACCTCCGCTGCTGCCGTCGGCATCGCCCTCACCCGCGACGGCAACCTGCTGGCCGAATCGCTGGTGGGCGGCGGCGGCAGACTGCAGAACAGCCGCCTGCTGCCGGAACTGGAGCGGCTGCTCACCCTCTGCGGCCTCCGCCCCGTTGATATCGGGCTCTTCGCCTGCAGCACCGGCCCCGGCTCCTTCACCGGCATCCGCACTGCCGTGGCCACCGTGCAGGGACTGGCCCTGGCCACCGGCGCCCCCTGCATCGGCATCTCCAGCCTGGCCCACCTGGCCATGAACCTGCCCCATGCGGCGCTGCCGGTCTGTCCCCTGCTGGATGCCCGCAAGAACGAGGTCTACGCCGGCCTCTACCGCTGCACCGAGCTGCCCGAGCCGCTGCGGGAGGACCGGGCCGTTGCCCCGGAACTGCTGCTGGACTCGCTGGAAGGGCCCACTCTGTTTCTGGGGGACGGCGCCTGCCGCTACCGCGACCTGATCGTTACCCGCCGGGGGGAGCGGGCCCTCTTCGCCCCGGACTGCCACCACCTCCCCCGCCCCGCTGCCGGTGCCCTGCTGGCGGAAACCATGTTCCTGAAACAGGGTGGAACAGCGCCGGAGCTGCTGCTCCCCAGCTACCTGCGCCTTTCCGAGGCCGAACTGTCCCGCCAGCAGAAAATTTAG
- a CDS encoding sigma-54-dependent transcriptional regulator, which translates to MSGTTHGTLLAVDDDRNLLKIIAMRLETLGYAVTAARTGQEARDLLSRQTFDLAVIDLHLKEQDGITLMEELHQLSPDMPVIILTAFGSIESAVDAMRRGAATYLTKPFDARELALHVERALESRRLTSEIRRLKGLLAERHDAVHIVARSEPMRRVLEVVSQIARNDSTVYIHGESGTGKEVMARAIHLASARAEEPFVAINCAALPETLLESELFGHEKGAFTGAVKSSKGLFAQAHGGTILLDEIGDMPLSIQAKFLRVLQERQFYPVGGERPLAVDVRVIVATNRNLEELVREGLFREDLYYRVNVIPITLPPLRERREDIPLLAEAFLTKYSRRMKKRIKGFSPAAVQRLMLHDWPGNVRELENAIEYAVAMTLQEVITEGHILPAKSVGIAETPKPLKQARDEFEAGYLVRLLELTGGNISNAAALAGKYRADLYNLLKKHGINPGDFKK; encoded by the coding sequence ATGAGCGGAACGACACACGGAACCCTGCTGGCAGTCGACGACGACCGCAACCTGCTGAAGATCATCGCCATGCGCCTTGAAACCCTGGGCTACGCGGTAACGGCGGCGCGAACCGGGCAGGAGGCGCGGGACCTGCTGAGTCGCCAGACCTTCGATCTTGCCGTCATCGATCTCCACCTGAAAGAGCAGGACGGTATTACGCTGATGGAGGAACTGCACCAGCTCTCTCCCGACATGCCGGTGATCATCCTCACCGCCTTCGGCAGCATCGAAAGCGCCGTTGACGCCATGCGGCGCGGTGCCGCCACCTATCTGACCAAACCGTTCGACGCCCGGGAGCTTGCCCTCCATGTGGAGCGGGCCCTGGAAAGCCGACGGCTGACCAGTGAAATCAGGCGGCTCAAGGGACTGTTGGCCGAACGGCACGATGCCGTGCATATAGTGGCCCGCAGCGAGCCGATGCGCCGGGTGCTGGAAGTGGTCTCCCAGATCGCCCGCAACGATTCAACGGTCTACATCCACGGCGAAAGCGGCACCGGCAAGGAAGTCATGGCGCGGGCCATTCATCTGGCCAGCGCCCGCGCCGAAGAGCCGTTCGTCGCCATCAACTGCGCCGCCCTGCCGGAAACGCTGCTGGAAAGCGAACTGTTCGGCCATGAAAAAGGGGCCTTCACCGGTGCGGTCAAATCCTCGAAAGGGCTGTTTGCCCAGGCCCATGGCGGGACGATACTGCTGGATGAAATCGGTGACATGCCCCTGTCCATCCAGGCCAAGTTTCTGCGGGTCCTCCAGGAACGCCAGTTTTACCCCGTTGGCGGCGAACGCCCCCTTGCAGTGGATGTGCGCGTCATCGTAGCCACCAACCGCAACCTTGAAGAGCTGGTACGGGAGGGACTGTTCCGCGAAGACCTTTACTACCGGGTCAACGTCATCCCGATCACCCTGCCCCCCCTGCGGGAACGGCGCGAGGATATCCCCCTGCTGGCCGAGGCGTTTCTGACGAAATACAGCCGCCGGATGAAGAAGCGGATCAAGGGGTTTTCACCGGCAGCCGTACAACGCCTCATGCTGCACGACTGGCCCGGCAACGTGCGGGAGCTGGAAAATGCCATTGAGTACGCGGTGGCCATGACCCTGCAGGAGGTGATTACCGAAGGGCACATTCTTCCTGCAAAATCGGTCGGCATCGCGGAAACGCCCAAACCGCTCAAGCAGGCGCGGGATGAATTCGAAGCCGGCTACCTGGTCCGCCTGCTGGAGCTGACCGGCGGCAACATCAGCAATGCCGCCGCCCTGGCCGGCAAGTACCGGGCCGACCTCTACAACCTGCTCAAAAAGCACGGGATCAATCCCGGCGATTTCAAGAAATAA
- a CDS encoding tetratricopeptide repeat protein: MGGKRTGTGQYLYRGIACLTLALLTACAPLRTMLAEREGQTHLRTMRQLARQGHFEELIRENHRILEQPQTARTVPADAALFSLGLAYADPSNPGRDYRMAREQFTRLLYDFPFSPFAEDARIWRGILDNDLLDEREGRAHLQRMQQLSQQGAFEAAERENRKILTSSPASPPADAALFSLGLLYADPANPRRDYRTALDFFSRLMADFPRSPFAEDGRIWDSILEDDVAGRERRAHLQRMRQLTRAGEFAAAVRENRQVLARTPKQPPADAALFSLGQIYADHRNPEMDYATARDYFRQLIGEFPRTPLAEGAHIWAGMLERQFAVQAGNSHLQRIQSFLRREDFDGALRENQRVLSRTPKQPPADAALFSIGRIHLHYANPKRDYKRAHATFIRLKREFPASPFAEEAKSWISLLETLEQALLVDVEIDRKQRH; the protein is encoded by the coding sequence GTGGGTGGAAAGCGAACCGGGACAGGGCAGTACCTTTATCGTGGCATTGCCTGCCTGACTCTGGCCCTGCTCACGGCCTGCGCCCCCCTGCGCACGATGCTGGCCGAACGGGAAGGACAGACTCATCTGCGTACCATGCGGCAACTGGCCCGCCAGGGGCATTTCGAAGAACTCATACGGGAAAACCACCGGATTCTGGAGCAGCCGCAGACAGCCCGGACAGTGCCGGCAGATGCCGCCCTCTTCAGCCTGGGGCTGGCCTATGCCGATCCGAGCAATCCCGGCAGGGATTACCGCATGGCCCGGGAACAGTTCACCCGCCTGCTGTATGACTTTCCCTTCAGTCCTTTTGCGGAGGATGCCCGTATCTGGCGGGGAATCCTTGATAACGACCTGCTGGACGAGCGGGAGGGACGGGCCCATCTGCAGCGGATGCAGCAGTTGAGCCAGCAGGGAGCCTTTGAGGCGGCGGAGCGGGAAAACCGAAAAATCCTGACCTCCTCCCCGGCCTCCCCGCCGGCGGACGCGGCCCTCTTCAGCCTGGGGCTGCTCTACGCCGACCCGGCCAATCCCCGTCGGGATTACCGAACAGCCCTTGATTTCTTCTCCCGGCTCATGGCCGATTTTCCCCGCAGCCCCTTTGCCGAGGACGGCAGAATCTGGGACAGCATCCTGGAAGACGACGTTGCGGGGCGGGAGCGCCGTGCCCACCTGCAGCGGATGCGTCAGCTCACCCGTGCGGGGGAGTTTGCGGCGGCGGTGCGGGAAAACCGTCAGGTGCTCGCGCGCACCCCGAAGCAGCCGCCAGCGGACGCAGCCCTGTTCAGCCTGGGACAGATCTACGCCGACCACCGCAACCCTGAAATGGACTACGCAACGGCACGGGACTATTTCCGGCAGCTCATCGGCGAATTCCCCCGAACGCCGCTGGCCGAGGGGGCCCACATCTGGGCCGGCATGCTGGAGCGGCAGTTCGCCGTCCAGGCAGGAAACAGCCACCTACAGCGGATTCAGTCCTTCCTGCGCCGGGAGGATTTCGACGGTGCCCTGCGGGAAAACCAGCGAGTGCTCAGCCGCACCCCCAAGCAGCCGCCGGCGGATGCGGCCCTGTTCAGCATCGGCCGCATCCACCTCCATTACGCCAATCCGAAGCGTGACTACAAGCGGGCGCACGCCACCTTCATCCGCCTGAAGCGGGAGTTTCCGGCAAGCCCCTTCGCGGAGGAGGCAAAAAGCTGGATCAGCCTGCTCGAGACGCTGGAGCAGGCGCTGTTGGTGGACGTGGAAATCGACAGAAAACAACGACATTGA